The following proteins come from a genomic window of Negativicoccus succinicivorans:
- a CDS encoding AAA family ATPase, producing MLAAAKLQEVLGKYTQDFIPQMWANEKYKWEAIQTFQTHWDVNVEDFAEMLHRSLDTTSDLLSSRNFYPRRTIEDLAKAAPEEVRAMFIALYDESKDVYDRIKTFKEQAAILLTKYGNGAAQHYQNESAVSVYLWLRYPDRYYIYQYGEVKAAAEVLESNYSFKLRSYASNIRNAIKFYDEICDALQRDTELVNLFRSQLTDTCYPDPKLKTLTADVARYIRRNYAPMAGATPVSMRDWYPTDYDPGLTVADWVALLNDKKVFTEKSLAVMRRIKDYGGQATCKQLSVKYGETPWFYNGVSIGLAKRVAKKTGCPVSKRDTEHSRWWTLLYIGKQGGKEAAGNFIWKFRDELAQALDQVDLSRVPLYAVPQEAEAEPRYWWLNANPKIWSFSGIAVGEAQAYTLYNENGNKRRVFQNFLDAKAGDMVIGYESNPVKQVVALAKISAAQDGEKLYFEKTEDLVSPIDYRTLKECPELAKMEYFVNPQGSLFQLTKGEFDFIMDVIRDENPLPSVTVKDTYTKDDFLAEVYLTKERYDQLVAVLQNKKNIILQGAPGVGKTFAAKRLAYSMMGEKDESRIEFVQFHQNYSYEDFMMGYKPVENGFELQYGIFYRFCRQAANQPDKDYFFIIDEINRGNMSKIFGELLMLIEKDYRGFQTTLAYNGLPFAVPKNLYIIGMMNTADRSLAMIDYALRRRFSFLEMEPAFDSEGFLQYQKRLNNETFNALVEKVQELNRKIASDESLGKGFCIGHSYFCGHDTCTEEWLRCIVDFDILPMLSEYWFDDTAELQRWGNILHGVFQ from the coding sequence ATGTTGGCCGCTGCAAAGCTGCAAGAGGTACTGGGAAAGTATACGCAGGATTTTATCCCGCAGATGTGGGCGAATGAAAAATATAAGTGGGAAGCGATCCAAACGTTTCAAACGCATTGGGATGTCAATGTCGAAGATTTCGCGGAAATGCTGCATCGTTCCTTGGATACGACGTCGGATTTGCTTTCGTCGCGAAATTTTTACCCGCGCCGGACGATAGAAGATCTTGCCAAGGCCGCTCCGGAAGAAGTACGCGCCATGTTCATCGCGCTCTATGATGAGAGTAAAGATGTGTACGACCGGATCAAGACGTTTAAGGAGCAGGCCGCGATTTTGCTTACCAAGTATGGGAACGGCGCCGCGCAACATTACCAAAATGAAAGCGCGGTCAGTGTGTATTTGTGGCTTCGTTACCCGGATCGGTACTATATCTACCAATATGGTGAAGTGAAAGCCGCGGCGGAGGTGTTGGAGAGCAACTATTCCTTCAAGCTGCGGTCATACGCCTCCAATATTCGCAATGCGATCAAGTTTTATGATGAAATTTGCGACGCGTTGCAGCGTGATACAGAGCTTGTGAATTTGTTTCGCTCGCAGCTGACGGACACATGCTATCCCGATCCGAAGTTGAAGACGCTGACCGCGGATGTCGCTCGTTATATCCGTCGCAACTACGCGCCAATGGCCGGCGCAACACCGGTTTCGATGCGAGACTGGTACCCTACCGATTATGATCCCGGTTTGACGGTGGCAGACTGGGTCGCATTACTTAACGATAAGAAGGTATTTACCGAGAAAAGTCTTGCCGTTATGCGGCGGATAAAAGACTACGGCGGACAGGCGACTTGTAAGCAACTTTCCGTCAAGTACGGCGAAACGCCGTGGTTTTATAATGGCGTCTCGATAGGTCTGGCGAAAAGAGTTGCTAAGAAGACCGGCTGTCCGGTATCAAAGCGCGACACTGAACATTCCCGCTGGTGGACGCTGCTGTATATCGGCAAGCAAGGAGGCAAGGAAGCGGCCGGCAATTTTATATGGAAGTTTCGAGACGAGCTGGCACAAGCGCTGGATCAGGTCGACTTGTCGCGGGTGCCGCTGTATGCCGTCCCGCAAGAGGCGGAAGCGGAGCCTCGCTACTGGTGGCTCAATGCCAATCCGAAAATTTGGAGTTTTTCCGGGATTGCGGTGGGTGAAGCGCAGGCGTACACCCTCTATAACGAGAACGGAAACAAGCGCCGCGTGTTCCAAAATTTTTTGGATGCCAAGGCCGGTGACATGGTGATCGGCTATGAATCCAATCCGGTCAAGCAGGTCGTCGCGCTTGCGAAAATCAGCGCCGCGCAGGACGGCGAAAAACTGTATTTTGAAAAAACGGAAGATCTCGTCTCGCCCATTGATTACCGGACGCTGAAAGAGTGCCCCGAGCTGGCCAAAATGGAGTATTTTGTCAATCCGCAGGGGAGTCTTTTCCAACTGACGAAGGGCGAATTTGATTTCATTATGGATGTCATTCGTGATGAAAACCCACTGCCGTCGGTAACAGTAAAAGACACCTATACAAAGGACGATTTTCTGGCGGAAGTGTATCTGACGAAAGAGCGCTATGATCAGCTTGTAGCGGTTCTCCAAAACAAGAAAAATATCATTCTTCAGGGCGCGCCGGGGGTGGGCAAGACTTTTGCGGCGAAACGTCTGGCCTATTCGATGATGGGGGAAAAGGACGAAAGCCGCATAGAATTTGTTCAGTTCCATCAAAATTACTCGTATGAAGATTTTATGATGGGCTATAAGCCGGTGGAAAATGGTTTCGAGCTCCAGTACGGAATTTTTTATCGCTTTTGCCGACAGGCGGCCAATCAGCCGGACAAGGATTATTTCTTTATCATTGATGAGATCAACCGCGGCAACATGAGCAAAATATTCGGCGAGCTTTTGATGTTGATCGAAAAAGATTATCGCGGCTTCCAGACGACACTTGCCTATAACGGACTGCCGTTTGCGGTACCCAAGAACCTTTATATCATCGGCATGATGAACACGGCTGACCGCAGTCTGGCGATGATTGATTACGCGCTGCGGCGTCGCTTCAGCTTTTTGGAAATGGAACCGGCTTTTGATTCCGAGGGCTTCCTGCAGTATCAGAAACGTTTGAACAATGAGACTTTTAATGCGTTGGTGGAGAAGGTGCAAGAGCTGAACCGGAAGATCGCATCGGACGAGTCACTCGGCAAGGGCTTTTGCATTGGGCATAGTTATTTCTGTGGTCACGATACCTGCACGGAAGAATGGTTGCGTTGCATCGTGGACTTTGATATTTTGCCGATGCTTAGCGAGTACTGGTTTGATGATACCGCTGAGCTGCAACGCTGGGGAAATATCCTGCACGGAGTATTTCAATGA
- the mcrC gene encoding 5-methylcytosine-specific restriction endonuclease system specificity protein McrC has translation MSKEQSIFIKNIYYMLSYAFTTLRPTDHDKIATEPFDNIHDLFAAILAKGIGRQLKQGLYREYINRKEDLPYLRGKIDLPGTIQNKISRKQRLTCEFDELSENNLLNQVLKTTVMILLRHAEVAVEYKNDLKKEMLFFSRVDEIEPSTIPWSAIYFRRNNQSYRVLLSICQLVLEGLLLTTDDGEYKLASFVDDQRMSRLYEKFILAYYTREHPELKARAAQIPWALDDGVGTFLPVMQSDIMLESMSGETVLIIDAKYYTHTLAAGRFDTRTLYSPNLYQIFTYVKNKDKAMGEGAHSVSGMLLYAKTDEELQPDNSYLMSGNKISVRTLDLNREFSEIAKQLDDIAAEHFGNGAGR, from the coding sequence ATGAGTAAGGAGCAGAGCATATTCATCAAGAACATTTACTATATGCTCTCGTATGCTTTCACCACTTTGCGGCCGACGGATCATGATAAAATCGCGACAGAACCGTTTGACAATATCCATGATTTGTTCGCGGCGATCCTTGCCAAAGGGATCGGTCGGCAACTGAAGCAGGGACTTTATCGGGAATATATAAACCGCAAAGAAGACCTGCCTTATTTGCGCGGCAAAATTGATCTGCCGGGGACCATTCAAAATAAAATTAGCAGAAAGCAGAGACTGACATGTGAGTTTGACGAGCTCTCGGAAAACAATCTGCTGAACCAAGTACTGAAGACCACGGTGATGATCTTGCTGCGTCATGCCGAGGTAGCAGTGGAGTACAAAAACGACCTGAAAAAAGAGATGCTTTTCTTTTCCCGAGTGGATGAAATTGAGCCTTCGACGATTCCGTGGTCAGCCATTTATTTCCGGCGAAATAATCAAAGTTATCGGGTGCTTCTCAGTATTTGTCAGTTGGTGCTCGAGGGGCTGTTGCTGACCACCGATGATGGGGAATATAAGCTGGCTTCGTTTGTGGACGACCAACGTATGAGCCGGCTATATGAGAAATTTATACTTGCGTATTACACCCGGGAGCATCCGGAGCTCAAGGCGCGCGCGGCACAAATACCGTGGGCGCTGGATGACGGCGTGGGCACATTTTTGCCGGTGATGCAGAGTGATATCATGCTGGAAAGCATGTCGGGGGAAACGGTGCTCATCATTGATGCCAAGTATTACACACATACACTTGCAGCAGGACGCTTCGATACACGTACGCTGTATTCTCCTAACTTGTACCAGATATTTACCTATGTCAAGAATAAGGACAAGGCGATGGGCGAAGGAGCTCATTCCGTGTCGGGTATGCTTCTCTATGCGAAGACCGACGAGGAACTGCAGCCGGACAACAGCTACCTGATGAGCGGGAATAAAATCAGTGTGCGGACGCTGGATTTGAATCGGGAATTTTCCGAGATTGCAAAGCAACTTGACGATATAGCGGCGGAGCATTTTGGTAATGGCGCAGGAAGGTAA
- a CDS encoding MFS transporter, translated as MKERYVWLISAGHAFTDLSQGALPALLPFLIVAHDLSYAAAAGLVFAANFLSSILQPLFGWMSDKYSWHWMMPAGVLLSGGAMALIGVLDSYWWIFFAVALSGVGVSAFHPEAARLANYAAGERKGRGIGIFSVGGNVGFALGPVIATASVLTFGLPGTLVMAVLGVLMALGLWREQGTFRMLAALPAHHGAAHEEWHDDWPSFGKLTLGIFARAVMFFGLNTFLPLYFLHVLGESEALSSATLTIFFTAGAVATLVGGQMGDRYGHLKIIRRGFLGFVPILFIFLQMTSTPLALAMLVPVGLFLFAPYSLMVLLGQEYLPRQIGFAAGVTLGLGTTIGGIIVPLLGMLADRYGIMPRCT; from the coding sequence ATGAAAGAGAGATATGTTTGGTTAATTTCCGCCGGCCACGCGTTTACGGATTTAAGTCAGGGGGCGCTGCCGGCGTTGTTGCCGTTTTTGATCGTCGCGCATGATTTGAGTTACGCGGCCGCGGCGGGATTGGTGTTCGCGGCGAATTTTTTGTCGTCGATTTTGCAGCCGCTGTTCGGTTGGATGTCGGACAAATATTCATGGCATTGGATGATGCCCGCGGGCGTGTTGCTTTCGGGCGGCGCGATGGCGCTGATCGGCGTGTTGGATTCGTATTGGTGGATCTTTTTCGCGGTGGCGTTGAGCGGCGTGGGGGTGTCGGCGTTTCACCCGGAGGCGGCGCGCTTGGCGAATTACGCGGCGGGAGAACGCAAGGGCCGCGGGATCGGTATTTTTTCGGTGGGCGGGAATGTCGGCTTCGCGCTCGGTCCGGTGATCGCGACGGCCTCGGTGTTGACCTTCGGTTTGCCGGGCACGTTGGTGATGGCGGTGTTGGGCGTTTTGATGGCGCTCGGCTTGTGGCGCGAGCAGGGGACGTTTCGCATGCTGGCGGCGTTGCCGGCGCATCATGGCGCGGCGCATGAGGAATGGCACGACGATTGGCCTTCCTTCGGTAAGTTGACGCTGGGCATTTTCGCGCGCGCCGTGATGTTTTTCGGTTTGAATACGTTTTTGCCGCTGTACTTTTTACATGTGTTAGGCGAATCGGAGGCGCTGAGCTCGGCGACGCTGACGATTTTCTTCACCGCGGGCGCGGTGGCGACATTGGTCGGCGGGCAAATGGGCGATCGCTACGGGCATTTGAAAATTATCCGCCGGGGATTTTTAGGATTTGTGCCGATTTTATTTATCTTTTTGCAAATGACTTCGACGCCGCTCGCGCTGGCGATGCTGGTGCCGGTCGGTCTGTTCCTGTTCGCGCCGTACAGTCTGATGGTGCTTTTGGGGCAGGAATATTTGCCGCGGCAGATCGGTTTCGCGGCGGGCGTGACGCTCGGTTTGGGTACGACGATCGGCGGTATTATCGTGCCGCTTTTGGGCATGTTGGCGGATCGTTACGGGATTATGCCGCGATGTACGTGA
- a CDS encoding DIP1984 family protein, which translates to MKLAEALITRKEMYRKLSQLAERIQKNIIVQDGDEPVEDPNALMPELETLSQAITELVQRINATNASTRLENGMTIAQALAKRDELIRLAGFFRSFADMGREGQVERYSKSEIKRVCTIDVAATEHKADALAKDARELDMAIQALNWQVEL; encoded by the coding sequence ATGAAACTTGCCGAAGCGCTGATTACGCGCAAGGAAATGTATCGCAAATTGAGTCAGCTCGCGGAGCGAATTCAAAAAAATATTATTGTTCAGGATGGTGACGAACCGGTCGAAGATCCGAATGCGCTGATGCCGGAGTTGGAGACGCTTTCCCAAGCGATTACCGAGCTGGTGCAGCGCATCAACGCGACCAACGCGTCGACGCGGTTAGAAAACGGCATGACGATCGCGCAGGCGTTGGCGAAACGCGATGAATTGATTCGCTTGGCGGGCTTTTTCCGCTCGTTCGCCGATATGGGCCGCGAAGGTCAGGTGGAACGCTACTCCAAATCGGAAATCAAACGGGTGTGCACGATTGATGTCGCCGCGACGGAACACAAGGCGGACGCGCTCGCGAAAGACGCCAGAGAGTTGGATATGGCGATCCAGGCGCTGAACTGGCAAGTCGAGTTATAA
- a CDS encoding LysR family transcriptional regulator, whose amino-acid sequence MDFHHLKYFTEVAHQKSFSKAARHLHISQSAISRTIKALEEELGVVLFLRNAKAVELTDAGAIFLNHAKRSVFIFEHLKNDFENEFKLEQGSIHIGLPPITDAQVFAHLLGAFKRMYPQIDIELYEYGSKKVEIAVQEGLTDLGIICTEPKKDYESFFLLEDPVCVLLPKDHPLADAGDIPLADLSSDGFVLYRDDFNLHDEIIAKCKAADFTPKIVFETSQRELMIQTVSAGLGIALLPKRLCPYNNPNVSVHVLAGRPIIHRLYVIWRKGHYLSHAAKLWLDFAQDHIQKVTVKSSLK is encoded by the coding sequence ATGGATTTTCATCATTTAAAATATTTCACGGAAGTCGCGCATCAGAAAAGCTTCAGCAAGGCCGCGCGGCATCTGCATATTTCGCAATCGGCCATCAGCCGCACCATCAAAGCGCTGGAAGAAGAGCTCGGCGTCGTGCTCTTTTTGCGCAACGCCAAAGCGGTCGAGTTGACGGACGCCGGAGCGATTTTTTTGAACCATGCCAAACGCAGCGTCTTTATTTTCGAACATTTGAAAAACGACTTTGAAAACGAATTCAAGCTCGAGCAGGGCTCCATTCATATCGGCTTGCCGCCGATTACCGATGCGCAGGTATTCGCGCATCTTTTGGGCGCGTTCAAACGCATGTACCCGCAAATCGACATCGAGCTCTACGAATACGGCTCCAAAAAAGTGGAAATCGCCGTGCAGGAAGGCTTGACCGATCTCGGCATTATCTGCACCGAACCGAAAAAAGATTACGAGTCCTTCTTCCTTTTGGAAGATCCGGTGTGCGTGCTGTTGCCGAAGGATCACCCGCTCGCGGACGCTGGCGATATTCCGCTCGCCGATCTCTCCAGCGACGGTTTCGTTCTTTATCGCGATGACTTCAACTTGCATGATGAAATCATCGCGAAGTGCAAAGCCGCGGACTTTACGCCGAAAATCGTCTTTGAAACCAGTCAGCGCGAACTCATGATTCAAACCGTCAGCGCCGGCTTGGGCATCGCGCTTTTGCCGAAACGTCTCTGCCCGTATAATAACCCCAATGTTTCCGTACACGTGCTCGCGGGACGACCGATCATTCATCGTCTTTACGTCATCTGGCGCAAAGGCCACTACCTCTCGCACGCCGCGAAATTGTGGCTCGACTTCGCGCAGGATCACATTCAAAAGGTCACCGTTAAATCGTCCCTTAAATAA
- the nifJ gene encoding pyruvate:ferredoxin (flavodoxin) oxidoreductase: MDMNWKTMDGNTAAAHVSYCFTEVAGIYPITPSSPMAELVDDWAANGRKNMFGRPVKVVEMQSEGGAAGMLHGSLQAGALTTTYTASQGLLLMIPNLYKMAGELLPAVLHVAARSLAAHSLSIFGDHQDVMAARATGCAMLCEEGVQEVMDLSAVAHLSALEGSLPFINFFDGFRTSHEIQKIQVLDEEVLESLVNQDALAAFRARALSPDRPVTRGTAQNPDIYFQNREASNRYYQAIPEIVEKYMGKINEITGRDYRLFNYYGAPDAERVVIGMGSVCDVAKEAADMLHARGEKVGVVTVHLYRPFSIKHLLAAIPASVKKIAVLDRTKEPGAFGEPLFLDVAAAVAHAGRAIRVVGGRYGLSSKDVLPEDILAAYHNLTKDEPKHGFTLGIIDDVTELSLARVAVEQAQKTEHIACKFWGFGSDGTVGANKSAIKIIGDNTDMFAQAYFAYDSKKSGGVTISHLRFGNTPLRKPYLIRNASFIACHRQAYVYEYDLLRGLKEGGTFLLNCTWTPEEIEAKLPALLKRKLAKQHAKFYIMDAATIAREIGLGGRINMLMQAAFFALTKVIPVEDAVRHLKDSVVKSYGHKGDDIVAMNFEAIDRGVAAPIEIPVPDAWRHAVEDTPAQAAAKQQRPRFICEVCDVMNRQAGDDLPVSTFIDRADGTFPVGTSQYEKRATATMVPEWIPERCIQCNQCAFVCPHATIRPILTTEEEAEAAPEGFIVRDAVGANGMKFRIVISQEDCYGCGNCVDVCPAKGKALVMKPIEEEIDKQPLWDYAMSLPQKPNPMKKETVKGSQFEPTYFEFSGACSGCGETPYIKLVTQLFGDRMLIANATGCSSIYGASAPSMPYTTNQDGNGPAWANSLFEDNAEFGLGMFAGNDTIRERLRTIVDDFCPAINDPELCEALEDWSAHYMESKGTRERADRVIALLDARDDTNPYVQKLRSYRDFFLKRSQWIFGGDGWAYDIGFGGLDHVLASGNDVNVLVLDTEVYSNTGGQSSKATPTAAIAKFSAGGKTSRKKDLGMMAMSYGYIYVAQIAMGANRNQALKAIAEAEAYPGPSLVIAYSPCIAHGLKAGMGMTQEESRRAVSCGYWCNYRFDPSRIKKGLNPMQIDSREPTENFCDFLMGEVRFSALEKLFPEKAQELFAKTELDARIRRRSYLRLKESWATNLEEEKARLADAVQQTHKPTDEIQYEVEKNTSAKARAEKVNAITDKI; this comes from the coding sequence ATGGACATGAACTGGAAAACAATGGACGGCAACACGGCGGCGGCGCACGTTTCGTATTGCTTTACGGAAGTCGCGGGGATTTACCCGATCACGCCGAGTTCGCCGATGGCGGAGCTGGTCGATGATTGGGCGGCGAACGGGCGGAAAAACATGTTCGGTCGGCCGGTGAAAGTGGTCGAGATGCAGTCGGAAGGCGGCGCGGCGGGCATGCTGCACGGCTCTTTGCAGGCGGGCGCGCTGACCACGACATACACGGCTTCGCAGGGCCTTTTACTCATGATTCCGAATCTGTATAAAATGGCGGGCGAATTGTTGCCGGCCGTACTGCACGTGGCGGCGCGGTCGCTCGCGGCGCACAGTTTGAGCATCTTCGGCGATCATCAGGACGTGATGGCCGCGCGGGCGACCGGTTGCGCGATGCTTTGCGAAGAAGGCGTGCAGGAAGTCATGGATCTGTCGGCGGTCGCGCATTTATCCGCGCTGGAGGGCAGTCTGCCGTTCATCAATTTCTTTGACGGTTTCCGCACCAGCCATGAAATCCAAAAAATTCAAGTGCTCGATGAGGAAGTGCTGGAGAGTCTGGTCAATCAGGACGCGCTCGCCGCGTTTCGGGCGCGGGCGTTGAGCCCGGATCGGCCGGTGACGCGCGGCACGGCGCAAAATCCGGATATTTATTTCCAAAATCGCGAAGCGTCCAATCGCTACTACCAAGCGATTCCGGAAATCGTCGAGAAATACATGGGCAAGATTAATGAAATCACAGGCCGCGATTACCGACTTTTCAATTACTACGGCGCGCCCGACGCGGAACGTGTCGTGATCGGCATGGGATCCGTCTGCGATGTCGCTAAAGAAGCGGCGGATATGCTCCATGCCCGCGGTGAAAAAGTGGGCGTGGTCACGGTGCATCTCTACCGTCCGTTTTCGATCAAGCATTTGCTGGCGGCGATCCCCGCGTCGGTCAAAAAAATCGCGGTGCTGGATCGCACCAAAGAGCCGGGCGCGTTCGGCGAGCCGCTGTTTTTGGACGTGGCGGCGGCAGTCGCGCACGCGGGTCGCGCGATCCGCGTGGTCGGCGGTCGTTACGGCTTGAGCTCCAAAGACGTGCTGCCGGAAGATATTTTGGCGGCGTACCATAATTTGACGAAAGACGAACCGAAACACGGTTTTACGCTCGGCATCATCGATGACGTGACGGAACTTTCGCTCGCGCGCGTCGCGGTCGAACAGGCGCAGAAAACGGAGCATATCGCCTGCAAATTCTGGGGCTTCGGCTCGGACGGCACGGTCGGCGCGAACAAGAGCGCGATCAAAATCATCGGCGACAACACGGACATGTTCGCGCAGGCTTATTTCGCGTACGATTCCAAAAAATCCGGCGGCGTGACGATTTCCCATTTACGTTTCGGCAACACGCCCTTGCGCAAACCGTACCTCATTCGCAACGCGTCATTTATCGCCTGTCACCGTCAGGCGTATGTCTATGAATACGATTTACTGCGCGGTTTGAAAGAGGGCGGCACCTTCCTTTTGAACTGCACATGGACGCCGGAAGAAATCGAGGCGAAACTGCCGGCGCTCCTGAAACGCAAACTCGCCAAGCAACACGCGAAATTTTACATCATGGACGCGGCGACGATCGCGCGCGAGATCGGTTTGGGCGGTCGCATCAACATGCTGATGCAGGCGGCGTTCTTCGCGCTGACGAAAGTCATTCCGGTGGAGGACGCGGTCCGTCATCTGAAAGATTCCGTCGTGAAAAGTTACGGTCACAAGGGCGATGATATCGTCGCGATGAACTTTGAAGCGATTGACCGCGGCGTCGCCGCGCCGATTGAAATCCCCGTGCCCGACGCGTGGCGGCACGCCGTGGAAGACACGCCCGCGCAAGCCGCCGCGAAACAACAGCGGCCGCGCTTTATCTGCGAGGTTTGCGACGTGATGAACCGACAGGCGGGCGACGACTTGCCGGTGTCGACCTTCATTGATCGCGCCGACGGCACCTTCCCGGTCGGCACGAGCCAATACGAAAAACGCGCGACCGCCACGATGGTGCCGGAGTGGATTCCGGAACGCTGCATCCAATGTAACCAGTGCGCCTTCGTTTGCCCGCACGCGACGATTCGTCCGATTTTAACCACGGAAGAAGAAGCGGAAGCCGCGCCGGAAGGCTTCATCGTGCGTGACGCGGTCGGCGCCAACGGCATGAAGTTCCGCATCGTCATCTCGCAGGAAGACTGCTACGGCTGCGGCAACTGCGTCGACGTTTGCCCCGCCAAAGGCAAAGCGCTCGTCATGAAACCGATCGAAGAAGAAATCGACAAACAACCCTTGTGGGATTACGCGATGAGCTTGCCGCAAAAACCGAACCCGATGAAAAAAGAAACGGTCAAAGGCAGTCAGTTCGAGCCGACGTATTTTGAATTTTCCGGCGCCTGCTCGGGTTGCGGCGAAACGCCGTACATTAAACTCGTCACGCAACTCTTCGGGGATCGCATGCTGATCGCGAACGCCACCGGCTGTTCCAGCATTTACGGCGCCAGCGCGCCGTCGATGCCGTACACGACCAACCAAGACGGCAACGGTCCGGCGTGGGCGAACTCGCTCTTTGAAGACAACGCGGAATTCGGTCTCGGCATGTTCGCCGGCAACGACACCATCCGTGAACGTCTGCGCACGATCGTGGATGATTTCTGTCCGGCGATCAACGATCCGGAACTGTGCGAAGCGCTCGAAGACTGGAGCGCTCATTACATGGAAAGTAAAGGCACGCGCGAACGGGCGGACCGCGTCATCGCGCTCTTGGACGCGCGGGACGACACCAACCCCTATGTGCAAAAATTGCGCTCGTATCGCGACTTCTTCCTCAAACGTTCGCAATGGATTTTCGGCGGCGACGGCTGGGCCTATGATATCGGCTTCGGCGGTTTGGATCACGTGCTCGCGTCGGGCAATGACGTAAATGTGCTCGTGCTCGATACGGAAGTCTACTCCAACACCGGCGGTCAGTCGTCGAAAGCGACGCCGACGGCGGCGATCGCCAAATTCTCCGCGGGCGGCAAGACATCGCGGAAAAAAGATCTCGGCATGATGGCGATGAGCTACGGTTACATTTACGTGGCGCAAATCGCGATGGGCGCGAACCGCAATCAAGCGTTGAAAGCGATCGCGGAGGCGGAAGCCTACCCCGGACCGTCATTGGTCATCGCGTACTCGCCCTGCATCGCGCACGGCTTGAAAGCCGGCATGGGCATGACGCAGGAAGAATCACGGCGCGCGGTGTCGTGCGGCTACTGGTGCAACTACCGTTTCGACCCGAGCCGGATCAAAAAAGGACTGAACCCGATGCAGATCGATTCGCGCGAACCGACCGAAAATTTCTGCGACTTCCTGATGGGCGAAGTGCGTTTCTCGGCGCTGGAAAAACTTTTCCCGGAAAAAGCGCAGGAACTCTTCGCGAAAACCGAACTCGACGCGCGGATTCGTCGGCGCAGCTATTTGCGCTTGAAAGAATCTTGGGCGACCAACCTCGAAGAGGAAAAAGCGCGACTCGCGGACGCCGTGCAGCAGACGCACAAGCCGACGGATGAAATTCAATATGAG